The genomic DNA AGGACATCTTTGCCAAGATCCAGGACATCGGACTGAATCCCCCGTTTACGATCGACCTTAAACTGTTTTCGATCACCTTCGGCTTCATGCTTCGGGTCAATCTTTTCAGCATCCTGGGAATCCTGCTCGGGATCTATATTTACAAACAGGCTTGAACGGTCTGGTTCATCATT from Nitrospiria bacterium includes the following:
- a CDS encoding DUF4321 domain-containing protein, which produces MAVLTKTPWLLIFFILLGGLLGGLLGEILRAIAPAGPLQDIFAKIQDIGLNPPFTIDLKLFSITFGFMLRVNLFSILGILLGIYIYKQA